One Nicotiana sylvestris chromosome 12, ASM39365v2, whole genome shotgun sequence genomic window carries:
- the LOC138882820 gene encoding uncharacterized protein, translating to MESRKLRSYFQCHPISIVTAYTLRNILHKQELLGRLAKWAIELIEYDITYKPRTAIKSQVLADFVADFSPGIQVDTEKELQVFNGSNPGTWTLFTDGSSNVKGAGIGIILVPLAGETIRQAIKCHPITNNEAEYEAMIAGLELARELRIEQVIIKSDSQLVVNQMQGTYIAREARMQQYLEKARDLVRQFQTWNVIQIPTEENVEANTLANLASAAEVTNEENASVIHLFHSVLDQDKNEVNYINLTWDWRNEIVNFLQYGILPEDKKKVQALRQKAARYCLDRGNLYRKMFGGPLARCLGASQTEYVMKEIHERHCGNHTGGRSLVKL from the coding sequence ATGGAATCTAGGAAATTAAGgtcttattttcaatgtcatcctatctcTATAGTAACTGCCTATACCTTACGTAATATATTGCATAAACAAGAGTTATTAGGGAGATTAGCCAAGTGGGCTATAGAGCTAATCGAATATGACATTACATATAAACCTAGAACTGCAATAAAATCTCAAGTTTTAGCAGATTTTGTGGCAGATTTTAGCCCAGGGATACAAGTAGATACAGAAAAAGAACTGCAAGTATTTAATGGATCTAATCCAGGTACTTGGACCTTATTTACCGATGGTTCATCAAATGTAAAAGGAGCAGGTATAGGCATCATCTTGGTACCACTTGCGGGAGAAACCATacgacaagccataaaatgtcatCCTATTACTAATaatgaggcagaatatgaagctatgattgcaggtttagaattggcacgagagctcAGAATAGAGCAAGTcataatcaaaagcgattcgcagctcgtagttaaccaaatgcaggggacttatatagctagagaggcaaggatgcaacaataccTGGAAAAGGCACGGGACTTAGTCagacaattccaaacttggaatgTTATACAGATACCAACAGAAGAGAATGTCGAGGCAAACACTTTGGCTAATCTTGCATCTGCTGCAGAagtaacaaatgaagaaaatgcttctgtaatacatttgtttcattcagtgctTGATCAagataaaaatgaggtaaattacattaatctaacttgggattggagaaacgagattgtcaattttttgcagtatggaatactacctgaagataagaaaaaggttCAGGCACTTCGCCAAAAGGCTGCTCGTTATTGTTTAGATCGGGGCAATTTatatcgaaaaatgttcggtggccCTCTAGCAAGATGTCTCGGGGCTTCTCAAACGGAATATGTGATGAAAGAAATACACGAgagacattgtggaaatcacacTGGAGGAAGATCTTTGGTAAAACTATAA